DNA sequence from the Brachybacterium avium genome:
GTGACGCTCATGGGTCCTCCTTCGCGTCGGCACGGTGCCGTGTTTCACAACGTACGCGGGCGGGGACCTCCCAGCAATGCGACGACCGGTCGGCCGCCCGCCCGTCCACGGGGTCCGGTGAGGCGGTGCGTCCCGCGGCGGGTTCAGTCCCGCACGCGGGCCACCAGGTCGATCTCCACCAGGATGCCGGCCAGCTGTGAGCCGACGGTGGTGCGCGCCGGGAACGGTGCGGAGAAGAACTCGCGGTAGGCCTCGTTGAACTCCTGGAAATCGGTGAGGTCGGCGAGATGCACGGTGGTCTTCAGCGCATCGTCGAGGGTGGCGCCGTGCTCGGCGAGCACCGCCTGGAGGTTCCGCAGCACCTGGCGGGTCTGTTCGGCCACGCTCGCGGGGATCTCACCGGTGGCCGGATCCTGCGGCCCGAAACCGGCGGTGAACAGCAGGTCGCCGCTCACGATCGCCTGGCTGTAGGGGCCAGCGGGCTGCGGGGCGCGGTCGGTGCGGAGGGCTTCCTTGGGGGTCATGGGTCTCCCTGATGTGGTGAGCGGTTCTGCAGGGCAGCAGGGTCGGGACCCTGCGGGGCCGACGGGGCGGAGCTGGCGCCGCCGTCGGGGTCTGGGACGGAGCCGGGATCCGGGGCGGCGGCGGGATCTGGGGCGGCGCCCTGGCCGGAGGGGGTCCAGGTACCGCCGCGAGTCGGGGCGGCGCGCAGACCACGGCCGGGCAGCTCGCCGGTGAGTCGGCCCCCTTCCAGCACGGGCCGACCGGCGACGAGCACGTCGTCGATGCCGACCGCGAGCGCCAACGGGTCCGCATAGGTGGCGCGGTCCCGCACGGCGTCGGGATCCACGAGCAGGAGATCGGCGATCCAGCCGGGGGCGACCCGGCCCCGCTCGCCGAGGTGGAAGCGTTCGGCCGCGCCGGCGGAGAGGTGCTGCGCTGCCCGGGCCCAGTCGAGGAAGCCGTGCTCGCGCACATAGGTGCCGAGATAGGAGGCGAAGGTACCGCGGGCCCGGGGATGCGGGTGGGCGCCGATGAAGATCCCGTCGGACCCTCCGAGATGGTGCGGGTGGGCGAGCAGACGGCCCAGGTCCTCCACCGGGCGCTGGTCGCGCACCGCCATCACCACGTTCACCTCGAGCGCGCAGGCGGCCAGCAGATCCAGCGCGGCCTCGATCGGATCGGTCCCGCGGCGCACGGCGACCTCGGCGAGGGTGAGGCCATGCGCCCAGGCCAGATCCGCGGCGGCGAGGTGGGCGAGGGTGATCAGCTCCGGCCACTCGGGGCCGAGGCTCGGGTGCTCATCCACCCCGGGGAACCAATCGCGGCGCAGCCGTTCACGCTGGTCGGGATCCTGCAGCAGGGCGACGGCCGCCGCCGGAGCCATCGCACTGAACGCCGGCGGCAGCAGCGTCATGCCCAGCAGCGAGCAGCCCCGCGTGTACGGGTAGGCGTCGAAGCTCGCGTCCACCTCCATCTCCGCGAGCCGGGTCATCAGCCGCTCGGCCTCCGCAGCGGGGGTATGGAAGTGGGAGATGTGGATCGGCACCCCGGCGGCGAGACCGATCCGGGCCGCCTCCTCGATCCCCACCTGTGAGTTGTCCTCGTAGCCGCCGCGCATATGCGTCACGTACGGCAAAGAGGTGGCGGCGAGCGGTTGGCACAGGGCCGCGATCTCGTCGGGGCCCGCGAACAGGCCCGGGGTGTAGTCCAGCCCGGTCGAGAGCCCCACCGCCCCGTCGGCCACCGCCTGTGCGACCAGCGCCGTCATCTCTTCCTGCTCGGCGGGGCCGGCCGCCCCGTCGGCGCCGCCCATCACCTGGTGGCGCACGGTGCCGGCCGGCACCAGGTAGGCGATGTTCACCGGCACTGCACCGTCATAGGTGGCCAGCAGATCCGCCACCGAGCCGCCGCGGAAGCGGGGATGGGGGCCGTTGATCGCCGCGAAGTACTCGCTCGCCCAGGCGCCGTCGCCGGGGGCGTAGGAGACCCCGTCCTGCCCACCGATCACGCTGGTCACGCCCTGGCGCAGGAGCGCCAGCTGCACCTCGGGCGCGAACACTGCACCCTCGGCGTGGGAGTGGGCGTCGATGAATCCGGGCATGACCAGGCGGCCCTCGGCCTCCAGCACCCGGGCGCCCCGGGCGCGGGAGGGATCGATCCGGCCGACGCCGGTGATCCGCTCATCCTCGATGAGCACGTCAGCGGGCTCGACGCCGCTGGATGCGACGACCCGGCCGCCGCGGATCAGCACTGTGCTCGTCGGCTGTGCGCTGCCCGGCTGTGCGCTCATCGGTGGGACCTCGCTCGCGCGCTCAGAAGAACGTCTCCACGGCCTCGCGCACCGTGCCGGTCGCGGGGTCGACCACCGGGATCAGCCGCCACTTGTCGAAGGCGGTGCATGGATGGGACAGCCCGAGCGTGACCACGTCCCCGATCACGAGCTCTGTCGCACCGGTGAAGTGGAGGAAGGCGTGCTGATCGTTCAGGGCCGTGATCTCCCCGTCCAGTGGGCGCTCGGGCCCGCCGAGAACGGTGGCGACGCCGAGCGGGATGGGCAGGCCCTCGTCGTAGGGCACATCCCGCTTGCCGGCGTCCAGCAGGGCGAGACCGGGCTCGGGCAGCGAGACCACCCGGGCGTGGGCGCGCATCCCCGGCAGCAGCGCCTCCTCCTCGGCGACGCCGCGGGCGGTGTCCAGTGGAGAGATTCCGCGGTAGAAGCCGGAGTCGTGGACGATGTACGCACCCGAGCGGAGGATCCTGCGAATGCCCACCAGCGGTGCGAAGGCCGCGGCCACCAGGTCGAAGTAGGCGCTGCCGCCCGCGCTCACCCAGGGGGTCCCCGCGATCAGCGGGCGCAGCGTCTCCGCGAGGGCGGCGAGGCGCTCGCAATAAGCGGAGACCGCGGTCAGGGACGCGGGGGAGCGGTCATGGGCCAGCGCCCCCTCATACCCGGCCGCGCCCACCAGGTGCAGCACCGTCGAGGCGGCGACGCGCTCGCCGATCTCGCGGGCCGTCGCCTCATCGCGCGCCCCGGTGCGGGCCCCATCGGCCCCGAGCTCCACCAGCACCCCGAGGGACGAACCGGCCGGCAGCTCCCGCTCGAGCAGCTCGACCGTGGCGAGGCTGTCCACCCAGCACACCAGCACCTGCTCGGGATGTGCGGCCAGGTGCGCGGCGAGCCGGCGCAGCAGCGCGGGATCGGTGCAGGTGTTGGCCAGCTGCACCGTCGCCACGCCCGCGCGCAGCGCGATATCCGCCTGCCACCCGGTGGCGACCGTGATCCCGGTGCAGCCCGCCGCCAGCTGCCGGGCCCACAGCGCCGGCGCCATGGTGGTCTTCCCATGCGGCATCAGCTCGAGACCCCGGTCCCGCGTCCAGCGTTCCATGACTCGCAGATTGTGCGCGATCGCCGACTCGTCGAGCACCAGCAGCGGGGTGGAGAAGGTGCTGAGCAGTGCCTCCAGCGCGGTGATCGGAGCACCGACCAGCTCGGCCGGGAAGGACTTGTCGTGCAGCTGGACGGTGCGCCCGACCGTGCGCTCGACGGCGGGCGGGACGTGCTCGGGCATCGATGGCCTCGCTCGGCTCGGGGAAGAGACGGCTGTCAGTCTCTGTGGCCTGGTGGAGAAGTTCAAGCCGCGTGCACATCGGGAGACGGGGAGGCCGCCTCTGGGGCGACCCGTCCCGGCGCCGGCCGGAGACGACTACCGGTCGGGGAGCGGCTCTGCGAACTCAGCGATGAGTTCAGTGACCTGGGCGGTCATCTCCCGGTCGCCGATGCGGGCGGTGCCGCCGCCGTTCTGCTCCCCGTAGTCGCCGAAGCTCGCGTGCGCGGCACCCTGGATCTCGACCAGCCGGGCGTCCTCCGGGAGCAGGTCACGGGCCTCGTCGATCTTCTCCGGGGTGGACAGGCCGTCCTCGCTGCCCGCGAGGCTGAGCACCGGGAGCTGTGTGGAGGAGAGATCGTTCGCGCAGTAGGAGGCGAACAGCACCAGAGCGTCGGCGTCCTCGGCGAGCTGGCAGGCTCGCACCCCGCCCAGGGAGTGCCCGCCCACCATCCACACCTGCACCTCGCCGGCGAGGGAGGTGAAGGTGTCCAGGTCGCGCCGGTCCAACAGCGCCAGATTCAGGTGCGGCTTCACGATCACCGCGGTGATCTCGTGCTCGGCGGTGAGGTCAGCCAGTCGGGCGACGTAGGCGGCCGGCTCGACCTTCGCGCCCGGATAGAACACGAGCCCCGTCCCTGAGGCCTCCGGGTTCTCGGGGCTCACCACGATCGCAGTCGCGTCCTCCTCCACCGTGACCCCGGGACGGGCTTGCACGGCGTCCAGCGGTGCCTGCTCCGCCGCCATCACCCCGATCTTCGCCCAGGCGACCACCCCGATCACGGCCACGAGCACGAGCGCCAGCATCACGAGCAGCAGGCGCATGCCCCAGTGGGAGACGGAGCGGGCGGAGATCATGCCGAGACCTTAGTCGGCGCAGGCGGCGTTCATCGGACTCATCGACCTGGTGGCGGATCTCGTCACCGCCGTCCCACCGCAGGACTGGGAGGTGGTGCGGGAGAAGGCACGGGCACGCAATGCCAGGCGGTTCCCACAAAGCGCCGTGTCCTGAGCCCAGCCCCGCAGCTCACCGCCCGCCGAAGTCCGGTGCCCGCTTCTCGAGGAACGCCGCAGTGCCCTCCGCCTTGTCCTCGGTCGTGAACAGCAGCGTCTGCGCCAGCTGCTCCAGCAGCAGCCCGGTGCGCTGGTCGGTGTCGTGGCCCGGGGCGATGACCATCTTGGCGAGCCGTATTGCGAGCGGGCCCTTGGCGAGGATGGTCGTCATGATCTCCGAGGCGGTGGGCAGCAGCTCCGCAGCAGACACCACCGAGGTGACCAGGCCGTACCTCTCGGCCTGCTCAGCACTCAGTGCTCTGCCGGTCAGGATCATCTCGAGCGCCCGGCCGGTGCCCACCAGGCGGGAGAGCCGCTGAGTGCCGCCGGCGCTGGGCAGCACTCCGAGCCCTACCTCGGGCAGGCCCATCGTCGCCTCGGCAGCGGCGATGCGGATGTCGCAGCTCATCGCCAGCTCGAGCCCGCCACCCATGGCGATGCCGTTCAGCGCGGCCAGGGTGGGCTTGGGGAAATCCTGGAGCCGGTCGTGCAGGCGCTGCATGGTGGAGGCGAGCCCCTCGGTCAGGCCCCAGGCCGCGACCTCGGCGATGTCGGCCCCGGCTGCGAAGGCCTTCTCACCGCTGCCGGTGATCACGATCCCCTGCACGGAATCGTCGGCCTCCCAGGCATCCAGCACGGCGGAGAGCTCCGCCAGCAGGGCCGCGTTCAGGGCGTTGCGCTGCTCCGGGCGATGCAGCGTGATCGTGCCGATCCGGTCGGTCACCTCGGTGCGGAGCGTGGTGAGTTGCGGGGGCTGCTGGTCCGTCATGGTCTGCTGCTCTCTGTTCGGGGACGAGCTCGGGGAGGGACTGTGCTCAGGCCATGGTGAGCCCGCCGGAGACGGACAGGGTCTGTCCGGTGATGTAGTGCGAGGCGGGGGAGGCGAGGAAGGCGACCGCATGGGCCAGATCCTCCGGCTGGGCGAGGCGGCGCAGC
Encoded proteins:
- a CDS encoding RidA family protein; the encoded protein is MTPKEALRTDRAPQPAGPYSQAIVSGDLLFTAGFGPQDPATGEIPASVAEQTRQVLRNLQAVLAEHGATLDDALKTTVHLADLTDFQEFNEAYREFFSAPFPARTTVGSQLAGILVEIDLVARVRD
- a CDS encoding N-acyl-D-amino-acid deacylase family protein; its protein translation is MSAQPGSAQPTSTVLIRGGRVVASSGVEPADVLIEDERITGVGRIDPSRARGARVLEAEGRLVMPGFIDAHSHAEGAVFAPEVQLALLRQGVTSVIGGQDGVSYAPGDGAWASEYFAAINGPHPRFRGGSVADLLATYDGAVPVNIAYLVPAGTVRHQVMGGADGAAGPAEQEEMTALVAQAVADGAVGLSTGLDYTPGLFAGPDEIAALCQPLAATSLPYVTHMRGGYEDNSQVGIEEAARIGLAAGVPIHISHFHTPAAEAERLMTRLAEMEVDASFDAYPYTRGCSLLGMTLLPPAFSAMAPAAAVALLQDPDQRERLRRDWFPGVDEHPSLGPEWPELITLAHLAAADLAWAHGLTLAEVAVRRGTDPIEAALDLLAACALEVNVVMAVRDQRPVEDLGRLLAHPHHLGGSDGIFIGAHPHPRARGTFASYLGTYVREHGFLDWARAAQHLSAGAAERFHLGERGRVAPGWIADLLLVDPDAVRDRATYADPLALAVGIDDVLVAGRPVLEGGRLTGELPGRGLRAAPTRGGTWTPSGQGAAPDPAAAPDPGSVPDPDGGASSAPSAPQGPDPAALQNRSPHQGDP
- a CDS encoding alanine racemase codes for the protein MPEHVPPAVERTVGRTVQLHDKSFPAELVGAPITALEALLSTFSTPLLVLDESAIAHNLRVMERWTRDRGLELMPHGKTTMAPALWARQLAAGCTGITVATGWQADIALRAGVATVQLANTCTDPALLRRLAAHLAAHPEQVLVCWVDSLATVELLERELPAGSSLGVLVELGADGARTGARDEATAREIGERVAASTVLHLVGAAGYEGALAHDRSPASLTAVSAYCERLAALAETLRPLIAGTPWVSAGGSAYFDLVAAAFAPLVGIRRILRSGAYIVHDSGFYRGISPLDTARGVAEEEALLPGMRAHARVVSLPEPGLALLDAGKRDVPYDEGLPIPLGVATVLGGPERPLDGEITALNDQHAFLHFTGATELVIGDVVTLGLSHPCTAFDKWRLIPVVDPATGTVREAVETFF
- a CDS encoding alpha/beta hydrolase, whose protein sequence is MISARSVSHWGMRLLLVMLALVLVAVIGVVAWAKIGVMAAEQAPLDAVQARPGVTVEEDATAIVVSPENPEASGTGLVFYPGAKVEPAAYVARLADLTAEHEITAVIVKPHLNLALLDRRDLDTFTSLAGEVQVWMVGGHSLGGVRACQLAEDADALVLFASYCANDLSSTQLPVLSLAGSEDGLSTPEKIDEARDLLPEDARLVEIQGAAHASFGDYGEQNGGGTARIGDREMTAQVTELIAEFAEPLPDR
- a CDS encoding enoyl-CoA hydratase/isomerase family protein — translated: MTDQQPPQLTTLRTEVTDRIGTITLHRPEQRNALNAALLAELSAVLDAWEADDSVQGIVITGSGEKAFAAGADIAEVAAWGLTEGLASTMQRLHDRLQDFPKPTLAALNGIAMGGGLELAMSCDIRIAAAEATMGLPEVGLGVLPSAGGTQRLSRLVGTGRALEMILTGRALSAEQAERYGLVTSVVSAAELLPTASEIMTTILAKGPLAIRLAKMVIAPGHDTDQRTGLLLEQLAQTLLFTTEDKAEGTAAFLEKRAPDFGGR